A window from Triticum aestivum cultivar Chinese Spring chromosome 6D, IWGSC CS RefSeq v2.1, whole genome shotgun sequence encodes these proteins:
- the LOC123145442 gene encoding annexin D7 has product MSPTRGPPQPNLPTALHRDRRLVGPPVHVALPGRTRLAFLSSARVHKSHPHRDSRRLLPARTTRRQFPYTNTYISPNRAEAHTHTGRNEMATLSVPAAVPAVAEDCEQLRKAFAGWGTNERLIVSILAHRDAAQRRAIRRAYAEAYGEELLRAIGDEIHGKFERAVTQWTLDPAERDAELAGEEAKKWQPGGRALVEIACARTPAQLFAAKQAYHDRFKRSLEEDVAAHVTGDFRKLLVPLVSAYRYDGPEVNTSLAHSEAKILNGKINEKAYSDDEIVRILTTRSKAQLLATFNSYNDQFSHPITKDLKEDPKNEFLSTLRAIIRCFTCPDRYFEKVVRLALGGVGTDENTLTRVITTRAEVDLKVIKEAYQKRNSVPLEKAVSKETSRDYEDMMLALLGAEY; this is encoded by the exons ATGAGCCCGACCCGCGGGCCCCCACAGCCCAACCTCCCCACTGCACTGCATCGGGATCGGAGACTTGTCGGCCCGCCGGTCCATGTGGCGCTGCCCGGACGGACGCGGCTCGCCTTCCTCTCCTCCGCACGAGTGCATAAAAGCCATCCGCACCGCGACTCACGGCGCCTGCTCCCCGCGCGCACCACCCGTCGCCAATTTCCATACACCAACACATACATCTCCCCGAATCGCGCCGAGGCGCACACGCACACCGGACGAAACGAAATGGCGACGCTCTCCGTCCCCGCCGCCGTCCCGGCCGTCGCCGAGGACTGCGAGCAGCTGCGCAAGGCGTTCGCGGGGTGGGGCACCAACGAGCGCCTCATCGTCTCCATCCTGGCGCACCGCGACGCCGCGCAGCGCCGCGCCATCCGCCGCGCCTACGCCGAGGCCTACGGCGAGGAGCTGCTCCGCGCcatcggcgacgagatccacggcaAGTTCGAG AGGGCGGTGACCCAGTGGACGCTGGACCCGGCGGAGCGGGACGCGGAGCTGGCCGGCGAGGAGGCCAAGAAGTGGCAGCCGGGGGGCCGCGCGCTCGTCGAGATCGCCTGCGCGCGCACCCCCGCGCAGCTCTTCGCCGCCAAGCAGGCCTACCACGACCGCTTCAAGCGCTCGCTCGAGGAGGACGTCGCCGCGCACGTCACCGGCGACTTCCGCAAG CTTCTGGTGCCTCTTGTAAGCGCATACCGCTACGATGGTCCGGAGGTGAACACATCGTTGGCACACTCTGAAGCCAAAATACTCAATGGAAAGATCAACGAGAAGGCCTACAGTGATGATGAGATCGTCAGGATTCTCACTACAAGGAGCAAGGCTCAGCTACTTGCAACATTCAACAGCTACAATGATCAGTTCAGTCATCCCATCACTAAG GACCTCAAGGAAGACCCAAAGAACGAGTTCCTCTCAACCCTGAGGGCGATCATAAGGTGTTTCACTTGCCCTGACAGATACTTTGAGAAGGTCGTCCGGTTGGCCCTTGGAGGCGTCGGCACAGACGAGAACACCCTTACGAGGGTCATAACCACTCGCGCCGAGGTGGACCTGAAGGTGATAAAGGAGGCGTACCAGAAGAGGAACAGCGTCCCGCTGGAGAAGGCTGTTTCCAAGGAAACAAGCAGAGACTATGAAGATATGATGCTCGCACTTCTGGGGGCAGAGTATTGA